The genomic region GATGGTCGAGACCCTGAAGGCCAGCGGCGGTGAAAGCGACTTCTTCGCCCGCTGGGCCGGCGTGCATGCCCGCTATCTGAACGCCCTTCAGCAGGTCGGCCGGATCACCGCCTGGGTCAATGCGGTGCCCGCCTTCATGGCGGCATTGAGTGCCGCGGTCGTTCTAGGCATTGGCGGGTTGGAGGTGATGTCGGGCGCGATCACGGTGGGTGGTCTGGTTGCATTCCAGACCCTTATGGCCAGTTTCTCAGCACCGGTCGCAGGTCTGATGCAGTTCGGCGGCGAGCTGCATGGCGTCAAGGGCCAGGTGGCGCGGATCGACGACGTGCTGCGCTATGATGTCGATCCCTCGCTTGCCAGCACCGACAGCGTGCTCGCGATCGACCGTCCCGATGGCCGGCCGCTGCCGCGGCGGCTGCGCGGCGAGGTGCGGATCGAGAACCTGACCTTCGGCTATAACCGGTCGGAGGCGCCCTTGCTGAACGACATCTCGCTGACCATCCGTCCCGGCCAGCGTGTGGCCCTGGTCGGCGGATCGGGCAGCGGCAAATCGACAGTGGCCCGGATTGTCTGCGGTCTGTATCGCCCCTGGAGCGGCCGGGTGCTGTTCGATGGCGTGCCGGCCGAAGCTCTGCCCCATGCCTATTTTGCCGGCTCGATCGCCTCGGTGGATCAGGATATCTTCCTGTTCGAAGGCAGCGTGCGCGAGAACGTCACCATGTGGGACGATACCATCGACGAGGCGGCGGTGACCCGGGCGCTGCGCGACGCCGCCCTGCTCGATCTGATCGAGGCGCGTCCCGGCCGCTATGACAGCCCGGTCGCCGAGAACGGGGTGAATTTCAGCGGCGGCCAGCGTCAGCGGCTGGAGATCGCCCGCGCCCTGGTCAACGATCCGGCGGTGCTGATCCTGGATGAAGCCACCAGCGCGCTGGATACCCAGATCGAGAAGCAGATCGACGAGCATCTGCGTCATCGGGGCTGCACCTGCCTGATCGTCGCCCATCGTCTGTCGACCATTCGCGACTGTGACGAGATCATCGTGCTGGAGCGTGGCCGCATCGTTCAGCGCGGCCGGCACGAAGACATGATCCGCGACGACGGCCCCTATGCCCGGCTGATCCGGTCGGAACAGACGGCGGTGGACGCATGAGCCCGCCGGTCGCCATGACCGATGCCGACGACCTGCCGCCGATCGATCCGGCACTGGTCGAGGCCAAGGCCGAACTGCTGGCCAAGATCAGCGGCGTGCGGCGCCAGGTCGGCTATCACAACCCGTTCCTGCTCGACCGGCCCGATCTGATCTGGCTGGTGCTGGAAGGCGCGGTCGACCTGTATGCCGTGCCGGTGCGCGACGGCGAGGTGATCGGCGTCGGCCAGCATGTCTGCCGGGTGCCGGCGGGCGAACTGGTGTTCTCGCCGGGACGGGTGCCGGCCGGAGGCGCGCTGGTCGCGACCGATGAGGGCGCCGAGCTGACCCTGCGGGCGGTGGCGGTGATGGGCACCGAACTGTTCGAGGCGCGGCGTGCCGATCTTGAGGATGGCGATCTGGATCTGATCGTGGTCGACTGGCTGGACCGGTGGATCGCCCATATGGCCGAGGTGGCGCTGCCCGGCGCCGGTGCCCGGGCCGCCGACCTGCTG from Tistrella bauzanensis harbors:
- a CDS encoding NHLP family bacteriocin export ABC transporter peptidase/permease/ATPase subunit, encoding MTTTAGPGPAAQPVTDPLIRPNAPKGGRRFRVPTVLQMEATECGAAALAMVMAHHGLWLPLEVLRGECGVSRDGSKAANLLRAARRYGFEAKGFRREPETVTTLPFPMIIFWNFNHFVVLEGIDPKADRVWINDPAMGPRRMTIEEFDLGFTGVCLVFKPTPAFKRAGRPPGLWAAFSERLRGSGPALTLVLLITLMLVLPGLALPVFSKLFVDGVLIGHEQDWLKPLLIGMGITALVRAALTWAQMRYLARLELKLAIAGSAKLLWHVLRLPAAFFSQRYHGDVAMRVDAGDRIAQILSGQLAVNAVGLITMGFYGLVMLSYSPLLGAVGIGLAATNAVVLKLAQRAREDGGRRLAREQGALAATSMSGIQMVETLKASGGESDFFARWAGVHARYLNALQQVGRITAWVNAVPAFMAALSAAVVLGIGGLEVMSGAITVGGLVAFQTLMASFSAPVAGLMQFGGELHGVKGQVARIDDVLRYDVDPSLASTDSVLAIDRPDGRPLPRRLRGEVRIENLTFGYNRSEAPLLNDISLTIRPGQRVALVGGSGSGKSTVARIVCGLYRPWSGRVLFDGVPAEALPHAYFAGSIASVDQDIFLFEGSVRENVTMWDDTIDEAAVTRALRDAALLDLIEARPGRYDSPVAENGVNFSGGQRQRLEIARALVNDPAVLILDEATSALDTQIEKQIDEHLRHRGCTCLIVAHRLSTIRDCDEIIVLERGRIVQRGRHEDMIRDDGPYARLIRSEQTAVDA